From the Lasioglossum baleicum unplaced genomic scaffold, iyLasBale1 scaffold2382, whole genome shotgun sequence genome, one window contains:
- the LOC143221421 gene encoding uncharacterized protein LOC143221421, producing the protein MFPRGVANAQYLGNDYIEEDPRNVLADFDRLRTLMRKYAVNDDREIRRNIDDYDDELKNWTGQWMPHRPNDPTVPPKVFPKVDQTTVLGSSQSPHGVPMGYPSKSCDDAKTNLTMDWGGSPINYTCYDKRIVPDRKVIATKYCERIPKYYVAIHKCMYEEIEYDDNVPVFGSHRPLWPVYGEYKFLPRQRWLHSLEHGAIVALYHPCANPMEVKRLKSLLRGCLRRHVISPSNLLDESRPLALVAWGCRLSMSYVNPKLVVKFIHEHALRGPEEIARDGDFSAGLIRQAKIVSDTDDTILCPSARIV; encoded by the exons ATGTTTCCACGAGGCGTTGCGAATGCTCAATATCTTGGCAACGATTACATCGAAG AAGATCCACGGAACGTTTTAGCCGATTTCGATCGGTTGCGCACGCTTATGCGAAAGTACGCGGTGAACGATGACAGGGAAATTCGTCGAAACATCGACGATTACGAcgatgaattgaaaaattggacAGGCCAATGGATGCCTCACAGGCCAAACGATCCCACCGTGCCACCAAAAGTATTTCCAAAAGTCGACCAGACCACTGTTTTAGGATCCTCGCAGTCTCCTCATGGAGTTCCAATGGGATATCCGTCGAAAAGCTGCGACGATGCAAAG ACCAATTTAACCATGGACTGGGGCGGCAGTCCTATCAATTACACGTGTTACGACAAGAGAATCGTTCCAGACAGAAAAGTGATAGCGACCAAGTACTGCGAACGCATCCCAAAGTATTACGTC GCTATACATAAATGCATGTACGAGGAAATAGAGTACGACGACAATGTTCCGGTGTT TGGCTCGCACAGACCTTTGTGGCCCGTCTATGGCGAATACAAATTCTTGCCGAGACAGAGATGGCTCCATAGTCTCGAG CACGGAGCGATCGTTGCACTGTATCATCCGTGCGCCAATCCGATGGAAGTAAAGCGCTTGAAAAGCCTGCTGAGAGGTTGCCTACGACGGCACGTAATCAGTCCATCGAACCTGCTGGACGAGAGTCGC CCGCTGGCTTTGGTCGCATGGGGATGCCGACTGAGCATGTCGTACGTGAATCCGAAATTGGTGGTTAAATTTATTCACGAGCATGCTCTTCGAGGACCAGAGGAAATTGCAAGGGACGGCGATTTCTCCGCTGGTTTGATACGTCAAGCTAAAATCGTGTCCGATACCGACGATACGATCTTATGCCCGAGCGCGCGAATCGTTTAA